In the Alkaliphilus flagellatus genome, one interval contains:
- a CDS encoding quinate 5-dehydrogenase, with protein sequence MKRVVSISIGSSKRDHYVETEIMGEKFIIERIGTDGSIEKAVDLIKSIDGKVDAIGMGGIDLYLWAGRRSYIIKGALPLKRAAKITPIVDGSGLKNTLEKNVIHYLQQNKYINFKEKRVLITSAMDRFGMADSLECCGCNLTIGDLIFGLGINIPVHSLKSLHRIAAIVAPIACRLPFHILYPTGDKQNKNISNKFTTYFDRAEIIAGDFHYIKRFMPISMNDKVIITNTVTKEDVGILKDRGAKLLITTTPEFEGRSFGTNVIEGVIVAMLKAQGREGTLNEYEELLSKLDLKPRIEYLNKSQGVI encoded by the coding sequence ATGAAGAGAGTAGTTAGTATAAGCATTGGAAGCTCTAAAAGGGATCATTATGTGGAAACTGAAATAATGGGAGAAAAGTTTATTATTGAACGTATTGGTACTGATGGTAGTATAGAAAAGGCAGTTGATTTAATAAAAAGCATAGATGGTAAAGTTGATGCTATAGGAATGGGTGGTATTGATTTATATTTATGGGCAGGTAGGCGTTCGTATATTATCAAAGGAGCGCTACCACTTAAAAGAGCAGCTAAGATTACTCCAATAGTTGATGGATCAGGATTAAAAAACACATTAGAAAAAAATGTTATTCATTATTTGCAGCAAAATAAATATATTAATTTTAAAGAGAAAAGAGTACTAATCACTAGTGCAATGGATCGTTTTGGCATGGCCGATAGTCTAGAATGTTGTGGGTGTAATTTAACCATAGGAGATTTAATATTTGGCCTTGGTATAAATATTCCGGTACATTCATTAAAAAGCCTACATAGAATAGCAGCAATAGTAGCGCCAATTGCTTGTCGACTTCCATTTCATATTTTATATCCAACAGGTGATAAGCAAAATAAAAATATTTCAAATAAGTTTACTACATATTTTGATAGAGCTGAAATCATAGCAGGAGATTTTCATTATATTAAAAGATTTATGCCTATTAGTATGAATGATAAAGTAATAATTACGAACACAGTTACAAAAGAAGATGTAGGGATTTTAAAAGATAGAGGAGCAAAACTGCTTATTACTACTACACCAGAATTTGAAGGTAGATCTTTTGGTACTAATGTAATAGAAGGAGTAATAGTTGCTATGCTTAAAGCACAAGGGAGAGAAGGCACATTAAACGAATATGAGGAACTTTTGAGTAAACTTGACTTAAAACCTAGAATAGAATATTTAAATAAGAGTCAAGGGGTTATATAG